From a single Apium graveolens cultivar Ventura chromosome 2, ASM990537v1, whole genome shotgun sequence genomic region:
- the LOC141691006 gene encoding uncharacterized protein LOC141691006 translates to MQTPPESRPYNRQCDYHETHGHKTENCLSLKYFIEDQVKKGNLNQYISREKNQREERQRKGKNMVNVVLGGSHSPPRSPGSGDEVFSIQSYPEMMISFSSKDYEGVNPNHNEALVVTLDIFDNEVRRMLIDNGSSVDILFKHTVDRMKLGSVRSNECQEDPLYGFGNNLVPIQGTLYLPVIFGSGSNQVTHVIKFYVINTPSSYNGIIGRSALTRIQAITSISHLKIKFPTPTGVGEIKGDYEVAERCYSQALVMAETHQDNKRKAVVLRKQQSIKKHRPHSRDDARKEVQIIESLSDPKATK, encoded by the coding sequence ATGCAGACTCCAccagagagcaggccttacaacaggCAGTGCGACTACCATGAAACCCATGGACACAAGACTGAAAATTGTctctctttaaaatacttcattgaagatcaAGTCAAGAAAGGCAACCTGAATCAATACATCTCAAGGGAGAAAAATCAGAGAGAAGAAAGGCAAAGAAAAGGTAAGAATATGGTGAATGTGGTCCTGGGAGGTTCACACTCTCCCCCTAGGAGCCCGGGCTCAGGAGATGAGGTATTCTCCATTcaatcctacccggagatgaTGATCTCATTCAGCAGCAAGGATTACGAAGGGGTCAACCCGAATCACAACGAAGCCTTGGTGGTAACACTTGATATCTTTGACAACGAAGTAAGAAGGATGTTGATTGATAATGGATCCTCAGTAGACATACTCTTCAAACATACTGTGGACAggatgaagcttgggagcgtacGCTCCAATGAATGCCAAGAGGACCCTCTGTACGGGTTCGGAaacaacttggtcccgatccaaggaactttATACTTACCAGTTATATTTGGATCGGGCTCAAACCAAGTTACCCATGTGATAAAGTTCTACGTGATCAATACTCCTTCATCCTACAACGGCATAATCGGGCGCTCAGCCTTGACTaggatccaagcaatcacctccatatcacacTTGAAAATCAAATTCCCAACTCCTACCGGAGTAGGAGAAATCAAGGGAGACTATGaggtagctgaaagatgttatagccaGGCTCTGGTAATGGCTGAAACTCATCAAGACAACAAGAGAAAGGCTGTGGTGCTCCGGAAACAGcaaagtattaagaaacatcgccCACACTCGAGGGATGATGCGAGAAAAGAAGTTCAGATCATAGAGTCCCTCTCAGACCCAAAAGCAACCAAATAA